The Fusarium fujikuroi IMI 58289 draft genome, chromosome FFUJ_chr01 sequence TGCTCTTGCCAATCAGTAGCTATACATCGTACTTTTAGTGGAGGAGTGGCAAGGGGGGAATAGGCTACATAATATCTCGAAGTTAACCCTTGagtttaataagaaatataatatacttaaccAGTTTTATCTAATCTAAACCATTATTGCCTTGATAATGTTAAGCCTTATGGGAAGACTGAAAGAGAAGATTCTTAATTGGGATCTCTCAACGTTCACAGATCTTGCAACAAGTGCCACCAGGTAAAAGGAAGTGGTTGCCTGTTTACGGAGTACAGCTCTTTTAACTAGGCGCCATGCAGGGTGGGGTAGTATGATGAAACTCACTGTAAGTGAAGCTGAGCACGGCGGCGCACTTTGTCGGTTGCCTGTCCATTTCATAATAGTAAGACCTGGAACCAAAAGCAAAGGGGTAGACAGCCAAACGGGTGGCCGGACAAAGCGACTGGCCTCGCATTGCTTCATAACATGAGATGTTTTCCGGCGTATAGAAATTATACGTAGCAAGGACACTCTGCCTACGCAGCTCGTAGGGCGCTTCGCCGCGTCGTATTCATAATAGCCGAGTCATGGGCCGGTTTGAACATCGATTTGCGCCAAGAGAAATGAGTGTAGTCTGTACCACGTACACAAATTACCAGGGGTCCTATGATCTAGACTCTCTTACTTCAAGTCACTGCTATCAGGGCGTCCACCTGTCATATCTTGCAGTCACAGCCGGACGCATCTTCGTGAAAGATGCAACTTCAATCACAGGCACCAAACTATGATCTACGTGAAAGGTGTAGCCAGTCGAAGTTTTGATACGTTCCTGCACCTGCAGTCAATAATGATCCCATCATCGACCAGTTCACGATAATAGTAGGCAAGGATAAAAAGTCATGCCATCTCAAGCTTCACATCCTATTTCACTCCAGGGCTTGCCGGGAACAAACCCTGCTGTATCACCCTGCATATGCGTGAGAGATATCAATTTGTCGAATAGGTAAGACATGCAGGAAACTATCTACAGTCACGTTCCTTCGTATCGCGAAATGAAAACAGAGATCTTGTTGAAGTGGCGGGGAGACGGCAAGTGGGAGACCCGGCAGCTGAACACAGGATAATCTATCAAGACCAGATCTTTGGCCGCGTAATGCTGTCCGATAACAACTGTCGCCGAGCACGCGCAAACGTATAGTGACAAGAATGTGGCTAGCTGAGAATCCAAGAACACGCTTGATAATGCGAGAAAGTTATACGAAGCTGCCGTGTTTCTCCACCTCTTTTGCATTAGACAGGTCAGTGCGCCGGCGGCAACAGCAGAGCATTAACTATCCGCCATCACATCACAAGCTAGTGTGCCCTTTCTGGGCTAATAAGCAATCTGCTTTCCGACGAACCGATCTTGGCCAAAAGTATATGATATTAGTGAGGTGCGGGCAGCTCATTCCAACTGTCTCCCCTACCTCGGGGGGTAATTCAACACCGAACTTGAGATCAATTATACCAATAAAGAAATCTATTAAACTACTTGTATTTCGGTATAGATAAGAAGATATGaactatactaatagataagAAAATGTCAATGAttctaattatatatataataataaagaaaagactttatattatattattatttgcATCTAATGGGATCTGATCTAGGTACTCaagcttggtgttttgcTTCCCCCCTTAGCCTACGTATGCTTTTTTCAGTTGTGGTGATTATAAGAAATACAGTTTCACTATTTTAAAAGGTCATAACATGATGGTCCGATACCTTTCGGCACGGGTTCACGGATGGAAATGTGATATCTGTGATAAAAATGACCATCTGCATGTGACGCTAGCTGTGAATAGAAGCTCTGCGGAGGGAAGCCAAAGCTACCGTGTCTTGACCCATTCCCCACTCAGCTGCTATTAGCTCAGATAGATCTCTCAGTACATACTCTGTAGGTGGCTAGCTAACTACATATAACGTGGTGGTATTTGAGATGATGGGGCTGGGGGGTGCCCAAGCATACATGGGAACTGATTGACTTATCGAATGTAATGTGAATACACCCATCTCGCTCGGTGTGGAACGATCAAAGAGTTTGCGGGAAGTTGCGACCGTTAACCTTGAGGACTAGCCAGAAACAGCTTTCTCCATATATCACGTTCCTACTGACCGATTGATCCTTTGGATTGTTGTGATCTGTGCCAGAATGGCACCCCTGATCGGACACAAGGGCTCCAGCGCTGATTATACCGCTGAATGATGCGATACCTTCTTATTTGCAGGATATTTCTAATAGCCTGTTCGTAGTGAGCATGTTTTAAGGTTCCTGGGGATAGGCGAGCGTCATAGGCGTGCACTCCTGATCCGAAAGGCACTGAACTTGACCCATTTTCCAAGACATGTGCAAGAGAGTCAGAAAGCGCCTACTTGCCTCTTCTCTTCGCCAAGAGTTATTGCGGTATGCCACAGCATTAACAGGGTCCTCGCGGGCTGGTCTCTACACAACTGTTCAATGTAGGCCTCGTGCCGTCCCTTTGTAGTCAATTCGTCCTTGATCGCTTCTCAGCTGGCCACATTATCAGTTTTCTAGCCGAATAGGGGTAGCAAGTTCTTATCAAGGTTTCTCAGTCAGTTCATTCTTCGATAGTCACTTCTTAGCTTATCACATTTTCAGCTCTCTCTGTCAGTGCCCTCTTCAATAGTCGCTTTTCATGTCCCAGTTGAGCAAAAGATTCTTTTGATAACCCAAGTAACACACTTTTGACAACACATCCACATATATAAACGAGCAGACCGCCAGTACCTGTCGTAACCCTGTGTTCTTACAACCATCTGTTCCAAACatattattcttttctcCAAGAAATCAACATGAAAATCACCAATTCGTTTTCGTCACTGTGCCTTATGTGCCTCATTATAGGCTTGACGTTTATAAAGTCTACTGCTGCTGGCTGCTGTCCTTGTAATATCTACTTGACTTGCGGAGACCAAAGTGGTTGCACGGTATATGAGTGCTGCAGTACTGCTGCGTGGTAAGCCATCTCCTTCACAGCTTGTGTGCTGAACAAATTACTGATTTTTATCTGATTAGCAACATTTTCTGTTGCAACTGCGATGGACCCTGTAAAGGCGGGAAGTCGACTGAGCTGTCTGATGCGAAGACTGAGAATCTCTGCCTGTAGGTTTAGATCTTCAATGGGTGATGTAAACTAACATAAGTCGTTGCAGGAGCAAATTTAGCGCTGTTGATGTGAATCAAGATGGCCTGATCAGCTTCCTAGAGTGGGCACAAAGTCGCGATGCCTTCGCTAGCCTAGGCCTGGACGTCTTAGCTGAAAGATGGAGCCAATACGACTGGGAAGGCAAGGGATACTTGACCAAAGATGAGGCTATGAACCGACGAATCGCTTCATCAAGGCCCGACTCTGGTAAGTTTCCACGAATGCCGCCCGTACATCAATGCTAAAGGGTCCTCAGATATCAAAGACATCACCATGGTCCAGCAGCCGTTTGGCTATCAGCCAGGACTTCAACGAAACCTCAAACCCAAAGACCCTACAAAAGGCGCATGGACACTTCAATGGTTCACGGACGTCGGTTGTTCCAAGGGCAAGCACCGGACCGAGGGCACAAAGCCAAAAGGGTGCTCAAATATCGCTGGTGCAAAAGGCATTAAATATACAGGCACTAAAGAGTTTTCTCTATATGTATACGGTAAACAAAATTGCAACGGAATTCCCAGAATTATTCCCAGCAACCCCGATTGCTACCCGCTTACTGTAAAGGGACTGAGCTATAAGGTTATGGGCTAACCTATCTTATAGAGGGATACGGTATAGTTGCAAGGTATGAAGAGgtttattaacttaagaaCTCCGCCTCTTATAGTGGCTCACTTGTGGCTCAGTCTCGGCTAGGCTCAAAGCAGAGACTGTTCAGAATAGCAACCAAGGAAAGAAAGAGCTCTGGTCGATATTCGCTTCCTGTATCAGGATGTATCTGAGATTTGACTCTATTTTATTGGACTTAAGTTAATGAATACTacataaaagaaaagaacaaTTCTTCTACTAGATGTTTCAGTCGAAATGTGAAATCTTCTGACCAGTGTGGGAGGCTAGGTAATAACTTGTTACATATATTAGGATACTAAAGTCTGCTTGCCCATCTCTCTTAAGGTGAAATACCTCAATACCTCGTTTTCACGTCACATCCGTCATCAGCGCCTCCGTTCAATATTTCTCATTCCCTCATATACCGCTACCAATTCCCATTCTCACCCATCCCAGACATTCCCCAGTTCATCGAGCTCCAGTTAAGTTGATTCATATTCACCGTCAACGGCGAACTACTCGCCATATATGGTGCCGAAGTAACGGGGTCAAACCCAGGTTGTCCACCCATGTTGAAGAACATGCCTGGGTCACCAAACCCAAACGGCATCTGAAGCTGAACACCGTCCATTTCCATCCCAGCATTCTcctgagcttgaggttcGGTTGGCTCATTTCCTTGCAACGACATATCCGCGATCTTTCGGTTAATAACGTCTACCAGCTCTGGTGTCTCGATCTCCCTTTCTGCTTGTTCATGGGCCTTTTTAACCGTGTCCCAGGCGCCCAGAACAATATTCGCAAATGGCTTGAAGATGGGATGCCATCTGTCGACAGATGCTCCCTGAGACCGAGCTTCATAATTGTCCTTCATGACTTTCCATCCCCTTTCCGCAATGCTGCTGAACGGCTGGGTTTTCAAGTGCTGGATGATTCTTATGTAGGCTGGAAGAGGGAAGTAAAGCTGTAGAAACCATCGAAAGCCTTTCGTTAGAGGTGAACTTGATAGTTTTTCGTCGCATTCTAGCCAATCAATGGCGTAGGAGACTGCTGATTCGTGGTTTTCTTGGTTGTATGTAGCTGATGATTCGAGATAGACGAGGAAGTCGTTCATTAGGCAGCATGTTGCGATACTAGCCCTCGCGGTCCACAGCGTCATGTAGTGAAGACGGTTGTCAACATCACAGAACTTGAGGTACTTCTCCTCGACCATTCTTTCTAAAGTAACATCTCCACCTTCgggaagcttcttggccaaagGCTTCATAAGAGGGTTCGTAAACGCGATGTAAAACGGACTATTCCGAGTATAATCACCCAGTTCACTTCTCACAACAGCAAAAATAGCTTCGGTAGCTTGTTCTTGGACCTTTGGCGCATTTTTTGTTTCTTCCCGAAGTTCAGAGTCGCTGACGTTCATAGGTAAAGCGCAATCCCAACCTGGGGCTAGACTCGTAGGTTTATGATCTCCCAAAGCGCTAACTCGGGAGTCGAAGAGAACAAGCGACCACCAGAGTCGTCGACGCATTTCTGCTTCGAGAACGCTGCTTCTGGCGTTAATGTTTTCGCTTTGGAGACCCATTCGTTGAGCGATGCGCATTGCGACGGCGAGCATGGATGAAATGGACTTTGGGTGGCTGGCTGAGCGAATGGAGACCTGGATCATTTAGCGGGTTTGTAAGACTGCGTGGGGCAAATAGCTCACGAGATAGAGGAATAATGCAGTCAAACACTCTCGACTACCCGTACGGAGGAAGTTGCTGTTTAACAACGCCTGCTGACAACCGAATTGAAACCTCGTAGAGAGCTCTTCCTTGGTCTGTTTTAACATGGCCTGGCACTCCTCGGGGGTGAGACTGAGTATAGCCATACAGTAGATACCAAACatgagagcttcaagagtTGGAGGGACCTCTTTGAGATTCGACGCAGCTTCGACAATGCGACC is a genomic window containing:
- a CDS encoding related to C6 transcription factor; amino-acid sequence: MSTPDSSKPKPHRVLACVLCQQRKVKCDRTFPCSNCVKHGVQCVPATQPRQRRRRFPERELLDRLRRYEALMKQNNVKFDPLHDDHGSEKSSPNDYHSDRDEEASQGRAEGVAEVKNIWHAMRQGYRDPNDSFFETAISHAQDQSYNNDEHMLFGSRQTAVELYTLHPEPAQLFRLWQVYLDNVNPLLKVTHTPTLQGRIVEAASNLKEVPPTLEALMFGIYCMAILSLTPEECQAMLKQTKEELSTRFQFGCQQALLNSNFLRTGSRECLTALFLYLVSIRSASHPKSISSMLAVAMRIAQRMGLQSENINARSSVLEAEMRRRLWWSLVLFDSRVSALGDHKPTSLAPGWDCALPMNVSDSELREETKNAPKVQEQATEAIFAVVRSELGDYTRNSPFYIAFTNPLMKPLAKKLPEGGDVTLERMVEEKYLKFCDVDNRLHYMTLWTARASIATCCLMNDFLVYLESSATYNQENHESAVSYAIDWLECDEKLSSSPLTKGFRWFLQLYFPLPAYIRIIQHLKTQPFSSIAERGWKVMKDNYEARSQGASVDRWHPIFKPFANIVLGAWDTVKKAHEQAEREIETPELVDVINRKIADMSLQGNEPTEPQAQENAGMEMDGVQLQMPFGFGDPGMFFNMGGQPGFDPVTSAPYMASSSPLTVNMNQLNWSSMNWGMSGMGENGNW